ctgttatagtgtactcacgactaaaaagggaaaagttggttctttgcgaaaactcagtgaatagtatacctctgaggtcttagtatatttatgtatgctaaggcggtgggctcataattccacctgtacaGATGCGGcaaacccccgcaaccgtgcagacattgatgctttggttgcaggttctgcggatatagataatgactcgtccacctagcgtatgggatattatgattggagcacatcgcgacagtcatatgtcacagactcatgggtagtctgcatttgggtattttatttatggctcgtgtcataCGTGACATATGTATTTATTGAGCCTGTatttagtatgtaattagtgtaatatgttttataagctttaatcagTTAGACATGTAAATGACTCTTGTCGTCGATAACAGTTatatattagatgtatttccgctattgatatgtgttccgttgcacatgaatatttatattccgctgtgttagatgtaactctgaatatcaggtacatgttatggaacgtgtacctatgttggctgagcggcaaatagtcgtgccactgtgaagatccgtttatacgttttcaaaaaaaaaaaaaaaaaaacgggtcttCACACCGGGGGTAACCGCGAGCCACCCTAGTGGTGGCGCTCGCCACCTCTGTGAGCCACTCCCCAAAcctcctattttctttttcttttaaaaaaataaataagtttttaaatttataattatataaaaataataacaatttaaGATGATATGGCAAAAATGTTGACCTGACACTAACGAAGGTTGCGAAAATAGGAGGAAAAATCATGGAAGGACTTGTTTCAAATTCGCAAAAAAGTTAAGCATcgaatattgatttttaaaaagtgatggaTCGAATTCAAATGGTGCTCTgactcagggatttattagatatttacctaaaagaaatattaaaaaacgaaaaaaaaaaaaatgaacattttaaaaacaataaaattaaaaattaaaaaactaaaaaaaaaaaaaaaaaaaaacaaattcaaaaaaaaaaaaagagtaactagttttaaattattattttttttttttgttttttaattttgaaataattttttataatttgatgaaaggtatttttgtcaGACTATTTACAGCAGCTTCCCTTGttctgttccctaaattttagtgaaaatttcaagaaaattgcCAAAAGCCACCAACAGCCGCTTCCCTATTTCTTGGGAGTGCTACAATACTTCCTAATGCATTAGGAAGCATGTAGCTTTCCCATTCctttattatattcataaaaaaagttCTCTCCTTTTACATAAATAATCATAACtaaaatagtataaagaaagagtaaagaaataatatttaattaatatagagCGAGGTAAATGGAAGCTATTGTGAggtattttttgataagaaaataaacaatagttttattctctatatttagagaaagtgattggaaagctgctgtgaatgctcttattAAGGAAACATCGACATTTGTTTGTAGTTTAGGagagacattgacataattaatAGTTCATAAAAACTTTGACAATGAAGTAATAgtttaaagaatatatatatactttttcctaaaataaaattgagcCATCAATAAAGCAAGTAGTTGCTAGTTCCTTTCAGAAGTCCAGCATGCTACTGCTTGGAAACAAATGACTGCAAAATGCCAGCGCACCATGCACAAATATACCAGAAGCTCTATCGTATCCGGTATCCCCCACCAAATAAATCCTGCAATTTTATGGTCTACTCGTCGATTCCCGTCtgacaagaaaaatattttgacgGATGTATTCATTACTTCCCCTCCAGACCTTGCATTCCGGCAAGCTTTCTGTACAAGTCAATGGCGTCAACACCCAAACCACCCCACCTCTTTAATCCTAAAATCCCATcgctttttcttcttaattttcaaATGCTGCGATCTCCTTATATTCCAGTCTCATGACTGCCACACTAATCCCAGTACAACCAGCCTGAATTACTCATGGATAGAACTCGTTTTACAATCCTCTTTTGTGTGACAGTGCTCTTGGTACAAAGTTACATGTGTAGCTCAGCTGATGCAGCAATTCTCAACATTAACAGCGATCAATATGCTCTTCTTGCCTTCAAGACTCATATTTCCTATGACCCTCACAATGTTTTGACGAATAACTGGTCTGCCAGCACCTCTGTCTGCAGCTGGATTGGTATCACTTGTGGTTCCCGCCATCATAGAGTCACCGCCTTGAACCTTTCTTACTTGAGCCTTGTAGGCATCATTCCTCCACACATGGgaaatctttcatttctttctcgGCTAAGCATCCAGAACAATAGTTTTCATGGTTCTATGCCTAACGAGATGGCTGGTCTTTACCGGCTGCAAATTTTAGCCTTGAATTTCAATAAATTCAGTGGAGAAATTCCGTCATGGATGGGGTTGTTAAGTAAACTTCAATATTTCTTGTTACGTGGAAATAGTTTTACAGGTACTATCCCACCATCCTTATCTAACATATCTTCCTTGAAAATAATTGATCTTAGATATAACGAGCTTCCAGGCTCCATACCTTCATCCATTTTCAACATATCCAATTTGCAAGAAATTCATCTCACATATAACAAGCTTTCAGGTCCAATACCCCCCATTACCTTCAACATATCTTCGCTGAAAATCATTAATCTCAAATTTAACAAGCTGTCTGGTAGACTCCAAATGGATATGTTCGATCATCTTCCCAACTTACAAATATTTGATGTGTCTTATAATCAGTTTTATGGCAAACTTCCATTCACTTTGTTTAGGTGCAAACAGCTGCAAATTTTAATGTTTCCGTTCAACAACTTGAGGGGAAGGTTAGCTCCCGAAATCGGGAACTTAACCATGCTTTCATGGTTATTCCTTGGCTACAACAATTTTGAAGGTATGCTTAGTCTTGTTTTAGTCGACTATATGTATGGCATCATTGTTTTTGCAGTGCAGATCTCATACTTCTTGATCGTACGTATTAGATTCAGTACCTTTCGGTTGTCataaaatttcttttgtttttaagttaGTATTGGCTTTTtgcaaataataattaaactatTGTACTTTTATCtaatattgtgatttgttttcatGAATTTCTATAAATTTGACCACTATTAATAACTATAAGAATGTGTATCATAAAGAGAGAAACGTAAATTAGTTTCCCCCACATCCTCTCCCCTCCCCCAAGTTAATAACACcttatatataaacataaaacgCGAATTCAATCATTTTGGTTCAGAGAGAGTAAGTACTGGGGTAGTGCAGTTACTTGATTAAGGTCTCAAACAACCACTGGGGCCACCTCCATATGTGGTTCATGACGACAGCAAATTAGCAATATTGTCCGAGGAGGTGTTCAACTAGCCATGTGAAACCATGTCCTATATATTGGAATAAGATTCTCTACATCTCAAATAATATGGatattacttatttttattttattttttattttatttttgatgaattaaaacTTTCATTGAACTATCTCAACATTCTACAACTCTCCAGTGAAAACTGGATTCAACTCCCTCTTAGGGGGAAAAAACGAATACAACCCTCTGCCCACAACTGCAGAACAGATCatctatatatacacacaactatacactaaaacaccaaaGGAAACAAATTCACATCTGTACAAGATTAGCATTCTGTCTAGACAACTTGAATTTTCCTTTAGCCATAATCCTTGTGCGCACCTCCCACTTCATTTGCTTCACCACAGCCTCTTCTGTCCTAGGAGTGTTGCAATGACAAAGATCATTTCTAAGTTTCCACAGATGATAGACTGAAGCAGCTAAACAAAGCTTACACAAGTTCACCCACAGGCTTCCTCCCGTGAGGCTAGACACACTCCACCTCTCCACTTCCTCCCATTCGATAGCAGGATTGATCATACAATCTGCCATAACCGCCCTCCAAACTCTTCTACTGAAGTTGCACGAGAAGAAGTGCTCAAGACTCTCCTGTTTGCCGTAGTAGAACCTGCAGAGAGTATCCCTTCCATAGCCCCAACCACTCATCTTAACTTTAGTAACAATGGCACCTCTAAAAACCAACTACAACATAAAAGAATGTGAAGGGATTGCCATAGGGAACCAAACTAGATTAAACCAGGGAATAATAGGCTTTTTCTCCCGTAAGAATTCCCATGTTTCAGCACAATAATAAGTCCCTTTTTTTGAACTCCAGATCGGTTGATCAGCTTCGCATATAAGAACCTCAGGAAGCCTACTTTGAATCTGAACAATGCTTTCCGATCTTGCAGCTGGCCAATACCACTGTACATCTCTAATAATAGATGAAACACGAGCCCCCATATTACTTCCTGCATCATACATTGCCCTATGCCCATATTTCGCCAATAAACACCCATCAGGATGCCAACTATCCCACCAAAGAAACACACGACTTTCCTTACCAATGGAGAACCTAATTAATTGCTTAGCTACCACTCTAAGCTTCAGCGATTTCttccaacaccaagagcaggagcTAGGAATGGGGATATGCCAGAAACTTCTCCCCTTCGGCCAGATTGTCTCCACCCAAGCCACCCACAAGGAGCCTGCTCTAGCAAACAGGTTCCAGATATGACTCAACATTGCTGCTCTGTTCCAAACCTCCAATTGTTTAATCCCCAACCCACCTTCCTTCTTGGGAAAACACACATTAGCCTGAGACACTTTAGCCTTAGCCTTAGTATCCTTTCCACACCACAAAAACCTATTTAGCTTTTGTTCAATTAACCGGATAATCTTCATGGGAAGAATGAAGACCCTAGCCCAAAAAACTTGAAGACTAATCAGAACTGAATTAATAAGCTAAAGCCCACCAGCAAATGATAAGTGCCTAGACAACCATGATTCAATACGGGCTGTAATCTTGTCCACAAGCACACTACAATCAGCAGCCAGCAAGCTCTTAGAAATCAAAGGGACTCCCAAATACCTGACAGGAAAAGTGCCCTCATTCATATGCATCATGTTAGTGTACCTACCTCAGAGCCTCACAAGGAAAGTCCATCATTGCCCAAAAAGGCAATTCCCAACCATGTAGCAGCAAACTACTCCAGTAGCACAGCAAAGCTGTCTAGCAGGAATTCTGCCGAGCATCTCTCCAATCTGTCTAGCACAGATCATGGCTTAATCAATCTTGCAGCCGAGCATCACTCCAACATCACAGCCAATATGTCAGGCATGAATCATGGCTCAATTAATCCTAGCACAGCTGATAACATcaacaagaaaggaaagaatcaCAGCAGTCTAAGGAAAGTGTTACTGCTGTGATCTCAAGGCTACCTATGACACAGAAGGAAGGAATGCTGTCTATTTCAGTTATGTAATCCCTGCAATCGTGCATGCACATTAATTAGGCACATTAGCTGTATCACTCGATATAGGGAGTCTTcttcctatatatatgtattgtaTCACTGCTGTAAATAATCAAGTAATCAGCACAAAGTTCTCtcatattttcaaattctttcaCATCACCTCCAACATCTTCTTCTTATCTTCCTCATTAACCCCTGCACAAAACAGAGAGCTTTTGGCAGGGTTAGCTTTTACCCCCGAAAGGTCTTCAAACTCCAAAAGCACAGTATGATAGTAagagacttcagttcagcagtAGCAAAGATGAGTAAATCATCCGCAAAACAAAGGTGATTAAACTTCAAGATATTACTTATtttatgatcaaaatttaaagtttgtgcGTCTAACGGTATATACGAAGTCAATATTATTATGCTTTGTAAGAAAACTTAAATAATGTAGAATCATGTACACCATTATGGTTTACTTTAAATCCCGACAATGAAATAGCCATACTTATCCGGTGGTATTGTGGGGAGGATAGAGATTGAATTGCATGGCTTCTTTATGGTTTACGATATTTGTTAGCTCGTTATAAGTAGTTGTTGGCTTATTAGAAATATGCTCACTTGTACGCATGATTCATTGAAAgcacttcctttttctttttttctttttttgtggaTAATTAATAATGGATTCTTGTTCATATTGTGGCAGGTGCAATACCAAGTGAAATTGGTAATCTACGAAACCTAAAGATGTTCAGTATTGACTGCAACCGCTTTGTTGGCCCAATTCCATTTGAGTTCTTCAATATATCAACAATAGAACTCATTTCAATGCCTTTGAATAGTCTCTCGGGCCATCTTCCATCAAATATAGTCCTACCGAACCTTCAATCCCTTCTTATTGGGGGAAATGGACTAAGTGGAAAAATTCCTAACTCTTTCTCCAATGCTTCACCACTCATTGAGCTAGAGTTAGCATACAACTTACTATCTGGCTTAATTCCTAAAGCACTTGGTAATTTAAAGCTCCTCGAGTTGCTCAACCTAGCAGGCAATAATTTGACAATTGAAACTCCAAAATCCTGGTTTTACTCCTCTTTGGCAAATCTCAAATATCTCAGAATATTAGACTTGTCAGAAAATCCACTTAATGGGATCCTTCCCGGTTCCGTTGGAAATCTCTCTACTTCTCTTCAACAATTTTCGTTAGGTGATTGCAATATTAAGGGTACCATTCCCAGAGATATTAGCAACTTAAGCAACTTGACTCTTTTGAACCTAACGAACAATGAATTGGTTGGATCCATTCCTAATACATTAGGAAGATTCAACATGCTGGAAGGTTTGTACCTTCAAGGCAATAAACTAGAAGGTCCCATCCCACCCGACCTTTGTTATTTAGAGAGATTGGTTGAATTACACTTAGGTTCTAATGAGCTTTCTGAACCCATTCCTGCATGCTTTGATAATCTGACTTCTCTAAGAGTTCTCCACTTAGCCTTCAACAAATTAACTTCTACTGTTCCCTTGAATTTGTGGACCCTTACATATATGTTGGAGGTCAACTTGTCATCAAATTTTCTAGATGGCTCTCTTTCGTTGGATATTGGAAATATGAAGGTGTTGATCATTTTGGATTTATCAGGAAACAAACTATCCGGTGATATCCCAATAACAATTGGTGGCCTCACAGATCTAGTTAACCTCTCCTTGGCAGACAATCGATTAGAAGGCTCAATTCCGGAATCATTTGGTGGACTGGTAAGCttggaattcttggatctttccaaaaataatttatttggaGAGATTCCCAAGTCCTTAGAAGCACTTTCACACCTCAAGTATCTAAATGTCTCTTTTAATAGACTACGAGGAAAAATTCCTGTAAGAGGACCGTTTGTAAACTTCTCCACTACATCATTTCTGTCGAATGATGGACTTTGTGGTGCTCCCCGATTGCAAGTTCCCCCATGTAAAGAAGGTGTTTCTCGACCAAAAAAGTCTGCAGCAGCACATATACTAAAGTATGCATTACCAACAATTGGGTTAACAATGCTTGTAGTTGCTCTTATCTTAGTTTGGAAAAGAAGCCAAAAAAGGAATGTGAAAATTCCAATGGAGGAAAACTCATTACCACTAGCCACATGGAGAAGAATTTCCCAACAAGAACTTTTACATGCAACAGAATTGTTCAGTGCAAACAACTTACTGGGTAAAGGAAGCTTTGGATCAGTATACCAAGGGACACTCTCAGATGGAATGATTGTTGCAATAAAAGTTTTCGACTTGAAAGTAGAAGGTGCTTTCAAGAGTTTTGATACAGAATGTGAGGTACTACGCAATATTCGTCATCGGAATCTTGTCAAAATCATCAGCACGTGTAGTAACATGGACTTCAAATCTTTTGTATTGGAATACATGCCTAATGGAAATTTAGAGAAATGGTTGTATTCTCAAGACCGTTGTTTGAGTGTGTTACAAAGACTAAATATAATGATCGATGTTGCGTCAGCACTAGAATACCTTCATCAGGGTTATTCGACGCCTATTGTTCATTGTGATTTGAAGCCGAGCAATGTCTTATTAGATGAAGATATGGTCGCACATGTGGCTGATTTTGGAATTGCCAAAATGTTAGGTGATGGAGATTCTATGATGCGAACCATGACTCTCGCTACTATTGGGTATATGGCACCAGGTGATGTTCTTAGCTGACAACTAGAACTTGCATGTTTGTCATTCTACTCTTGAATGCACGGATAACTATAGCCTTTTGGTAGAATATTGATTTTAGCACTTTATATCTTttgaatatataattatgttATCATGCTTATTTTTTAATGTACACAAACAGAGTATGGATCGGAAGGAATTGTTTCTACAAGAGGCGATGTCTATAGTTATGGTATTTTGCTGATGGAAACTTTCACAAGAAAGAAACCAACCGATGATATGTTTTTTGGAGAAATGAGCTTGAAGCGTTGGGTAGAGGAATCTTCACCCCTTTTAGTAACTAAAGTTGTTGATGCCTATTTATTGAGATCCGAAAGAGACTATGCTTCTATGCAGAATTGTATGTCGTC
This DNA window, taken from Alnus glutinosa chromosome 5, dhAlnGlut1.1, whole genome shotgun sequence, encodes the following:
- the LOC133869237 gene encoding probable LRR receptor-like serine/threonine-protein kinase At3g47570; the encoded protein is MDRTRFTILFCVTVLLVQSYMCSSADAAILNINSDQYALLAFKTHISYDPHNVLTNNWSASTSVCSWIGITCGSRHHRVTALNLSYLSLVGIIPPHMGNLSFLSRLSIQNNSFHGSMPNEMAGLYRLQILALNFNKFSGEIPSWMGLLSKLQYFLLRGNSFTGTIPPSLSNISSLKIIDLRYNELPGSIPSSIFNISNLQEIHLTYNKLSGPIPPITFNISSLKIINLKFNNLSGHLPSNIVLPNLQSLLIGGNGLSGKIPNSFSNASPLIELELAYNLLSGLIPKALGNLKLLELLNLAGNNLTIETPKSWFYSSLANLKYLRILDLSENPLNGILPGSVGNLSTSLQQFSLGDCNIKGTIPRDISNLSNLTLLNLTNNELVGSIPNTLGRFNMLEGLYLQGNKLEGPIPPDLCYLERLVELHLGSNELSEPIPACFDNLTSLRVLHLAFNKLTSTVPLNLWTLTYMLEVNLSSNFLDGSLSLDIGNMKVLIILDLSGNKLSGDIPITIGGLTDLVNLSLADNRLEGSIPESFGGLVSLEFLDLSKNNLFGEIPKSLEALSHLKYLNVSFNRLRGKIPVRGPFVNFSTTSFLSNDGLCGAPRLQVPPCKEGVSRPKKSAAAHILKYALPTIGLTMLVVALILVWKRSQKRNVKIPMEENSLPLATWRRISQQELLHATELFSANNLLGKGSFGSVYQGTLSDGMIVAIKVFDLKVEGAFKSFDTECEVLRNIRHRNLVKIISTCSNMDFKSFVLEYMPNGNLEKWLYSQDRCLSVLQRLNIMIDVASALEYLHQGYSTPIVHCDLKPSNVLLDEDMVAHVADFGIAKMLGDGDSMMRTMTLATIGYMAPEYGSEGIVSTRGDVYSYGILLMETFTRKKPTDDMFFGEMSLKRWVEESSPLLVTKVVDAYLLRSERDYASMQNCMSSIMGLALQCCAELHEQRINAKSILITLNKIKLKFLQDTQGRS